In Daphnia magna isolate NIES linkage group LG5, ASM2063170v1.1, whole genome shotgun sequence, a single genomic region encodes these proteins:
- the LOC116922699 gene encoding lachesin isoform X2 yields MSRLFRLCCWCWALSAMSLDRLPLALTDEAEPDFIGQIDNVTVAQGRDAILSCTVSHLNDYTVGWVKVDTKAIQATGRRVVTLNSRVSVENIPDSPIWKLIIKSAQPDDAGYYMAQINTDPMKSQMAYLSVMEPPNIDDEATPSVRQVRENEPVELYCQATGQPVPIIAWKREDGTNISHDPCRHANDTQQKIVSSNGSLPKGHGRLCIASADRSSMGTYFCIASNGVLPSVSKRIQLVVLFPTAIRAEKPLVGAPAGVNGIGLECIVEASPLSHHLFWYFGNTSIGPNERHTMTIHKINAYTIKMTLAILNLRETDAGLYRCQAGRSEATIRLYIHNPMTTPSRSTTTKWMLDIRTTPWKERQLRTSAAHLAIIQSPVITTETYRSVTLNRHTSSQAEVLTSSNRPVQEVVYKNPSVHRRPPSSSTASDLNHQHRPTGQLVLMTSMIAILTQVISFVSC; encoded by the exons ATGAGTCGGCTATTCCGTTTGTGTTGCTGGTGTTGGGCGCTTTCAGCCATGTCGCTAGACAGATTACCACTAGCTCTTACCG ATGAAGCGGAACCGGATTTCATCGGGCAAATAGACAACGTGACGGTAGCTCAGGGTCGAGATGCCATCCTATCGTGTACAGTTTCCCACTTGAACGACTACACG GTTGGCTGGGTGAAGGTGGACACGAAAGCCATTCAGGCCACTGGCAGGCGAGTGGTGACCCTAAATAGCCGCGTCTCAGTCGAGAACATTCCCGACTCGCCCATTTGGAAACT GATCATCAAGAGCGCCCAACCCGACGACGCTGGCTACTATATGGCGCAAATCAACACGGACCCAATGAAAAGCCAG ATGGCTTACTTATCGGTAATGGAACCGCCTAATATTGACGACGAAGCGACGCCCAGCGTTAGGCAAGTGCGTGAAAATGAGCCAGTTGAACTCTACTGCCAAGCTACTGGCCAGCCAGTGCCGATCATTGCGTGGAAACGGGAGGACGGTACCAACATCAGTCACG ATCCCTGCCGTCACGCCAATGACACGCAACAGAAAATTGTATCGTCCAACGGTTCACTTCCCAAGGGTCACGGCCGATTATGCATCGCTTCGGCCGATCGCTCGTCAATGGGCACATACTTTTGCATCGCTTCCAATGGCGTACTGCCGTCGGTCAGCAAACGTATCCAACTCGTCGTTTTAT TCCCGACAGCTATCAGGGCTGAGAAACCATTAGTGGGAGCTCCCGCAGGAGTCAACGGCATCGGGCTGGAGTGCATTGTTGAAGCCTCGCCTCTGAGCCATCATCTTTTCTGGTACTTTGGCA ACACTTCCATCGGACCGAACGAGCGACATACAATGACTATTCATAAGATCAATGCCTACACTATCAAGATGACGCTGGCAATTTTGAATCTACGGGAAACAGACGCTGGCCTTTATCGGTGCCAAGCGGGCAGGAGTGAAGCTACAATACGGCTTTATA TACACAATCCAATGACTACGCCATCTCGGTCAACAACTACTAAATGGATGCTGGACATTAGAACGACGCCGTGGAAAGAGAGGCAGCTACGGACGAGTGCCGCTCATTTGGCTATTATTCAATCGCCGGTCATCACGACGGAGACTTACCGGTCAGTGACGCTCAATCGGCACACATCATCGCAGGCCGAGGTTCTCACCAGCAGCAACAGACCAGTGCAGGAAGTCGTTTACAAGAATCCCTCTGTTCACAGAAGGCCTCCCAGCAGCTCAACGGCATCGGATTTGAACCATCAGCATCGGCCTACTGGTCAACTAGTGTTGATGACTTCAATGATTGCAATTCTTACTCAGGTGATCAGCTTTGTCTCGTGCTGA
- the LOC116922699 gene encoding lachesin isoform X1 — protein MSRLFRLCCWCWALSAMSLDRLPLALTATDEAEPDFIGQIDNVTVAQGRDAILSCTVSHLNDYTVGWVKVDTKAIQATGRRVVTLNSRVSVENIPDSPIWKLIIKSAQPDDAGYYMAQINTDPMKSQMAYLSVMEPPNIDDEATPSVRQVRENEPVELYCQATGQPVPIIAWKREDGTNISHDPCRHANDTQQKIVSSNGSLPKGHGRLCIASADRSSMGTYFCIASNGVLPSVSKRIQLVVLFPTAIRAEKPLVGAPAGVNGIGLECIVEASPLSHHLFWYFGNTSIGPNERHTMTIHKINAYTIKMTLAILNLRETDAGLYRCQAGRSEATIRLYIHNPMTTPSRSTTTKWMLDIRTTPWKERQLRTSAAHLAIIQSPVITTETYRSVTLNRHTSSQAEVLTSSNRPVQEVVYKNPSVHRRPPSSSTASDLNHQHRPTGQLVLMTSMIAILTQVISFVSC, from the exons ATGAGTCGGCTATTCCGTTTGTGTTGCTGGTGTTGGGCGCTTTCAGCCATGTCGCTAGACAGATTACCACTAGCTCTTACCG ctacAGATGAAGCGGAACCGGATTTCATCGGGCAAATAGACAACGTGACGGTAGCTCAGGGTCGAGATGCCATCCTATCGTGTACAGTTTCCCACTTGAACGACTACACG GTTGGCTGGGTGAAGGTGGACACGAAAGCCATTCAGGCCACTGGCAGGCGAGTGGTGACCCTAAATAGCCGCGTCTCAGTCGAGAACATTCCCGACTCGCCCATTTGGAAACT GATCATCAAGAGCGCCCAACCCGACGACGCTGGCTACTATATGGCGCAAATCAACACGGACCCAATGAAAAGCCAG ATGGCTTACTTATCGGTAATGGAACCGCCTAATATTGACGACGAAGCGACGCCCAGCGTTAGGCAAGTGCGTGAAAATGAGCCAGTTGAACTCTACTGCCAAGCTACTGGCCAGCCAGTGCCGATCATTGCGTGGAAACGGGAGGACGGTACCAACATCAGTCACG ATCCCTGCCGTCACGCCAATGACACGCAACAGAAAATTGTATCGTCCAACGGTTCACTTCCCAAGGGTCACGGCCGATTATGCATCGCTTCGGCCGATCGCTCGTCAATGGGCACATACTTTTGCATCGCTTCCAATGGCGTACTGCCGTCGGTCAGCAAACGTATCCAACTCGTCGTTTTAT TCCCGACAGCTATCAGGGCTGAGAAACCATTAGTGGGAGCTCCCGCAGGAGTCAACGGCATCGGGCTGGAGTGCATTGTTGAAGCCTCGCCTCTGAGCCATCATCTTTTCTGGTACTTTGGCA ACACTTCCATCGGACCGAACGAGCGACATACAATGACTATTCATAAGATCAATGCCTACACTATCAAGATGACGCTGGCAATTTTGAATCTACGGGAAACAGACGCTGGCCTTTATCGGTGCCAAGCGGGCAGGAGTGAAGCTACAATACGGCTTTATA TACACAATCCAATGACTACGCCATCTCGGTCAACAACTACTAAATGGATGCTGGACATTAGAACGACGCCGTGGAAAGAGAGGCAGCTACGGACGAGTGCCGCTCATTTGGCTATTATTCAATCGCCGGTCATCACGACGGAGACTTACCGGTCAGTGACGCTCAATCGGCACACATCATCGCAGGCCGAGGTTCTCACCAGCAGCAACAGACCAGTGCAGGAAGTCGTTTACAAGAATCCCTCTGTTCACAGAAGGCCTCCCAGCAGCTCAACGGCATCGGATTTGAACCATCAGCATCGGCCTACTGGTCAACTAGTGTTGATGACTTCAATGATTGCAATTCTTACTCAGGTGATCAGCTTTGTCTCGTGCTGA